Proteins encoded by one window of Culicoides brevitarsis isolate CSIRO-B50_1 chromosome 2, AGI_CSIRO_Cbre_v1, whole genome shotgun sequence:
- the LOC134828599 gene encoding progestin and adipoQ receptor family member 3-like, with protein sequence MKKIILLKKPVKPQEEKEITYKTHLCSYENAPIHLKFNPYILNGYRSKLTIKLCLESIFWWTNETINIWTHLFGCIYFAVLSYADMKFLSVHADLMDYLIIIGCLFCFEICLISSTIYHTFSCRSSNVYECLLTFDLFGIALSLFAIFTSGIYYAFWTENETRNFYMCTVAILFTIAMIVQIPRLDIHNNIKMLSLISWAVFGIVPAFHWYLKMGGFENKMVELFIPRIIGIYIISGLAFVIYMARIPERWFAGKMDFLGHSHNLWHILVLITFNYWHNTGVMYAVFMLDRGCIDDRDKCYLLT encoded by the exons atgaaaaaaattattttattaaaaaagcctGTG aagcCTCAAGAAGAAAAGGAAATAACTTACAAAACACACCTTTGTTCGTATGAAAATGCACCGATCCATCTGAAATTCAATCCATACATTCTGAACGGGTATCGTTCAAAACtcacaataaaattatgtttggaAAGTATCTTTTGGTGGACAAATGAaacg ataaatatttggACTCACCTTTTTGGATGCATTTATTTTGCGGTTCTCAGTTACGCAGACATGAAATTTCTCAGCGTTCATGCCGATTTAATGGattatttgataataattggATGTCTTTTCTGTTTTGAGATTTGCTTGATTTCATCGACAATTTATCACACATTTTCCTGTCGATCGTCGAATGTGTACGAATGTTTACTAACATTCGATCTCTTCGGAATTGCTTTGTCattatttgctatttttacgAGTGGAATTTATTATGCATTTTGGACTGAAAac gaAACACGCAACTTTTACATGTGCACTGTTGCAATATTATTCACGATTGCGATGATTGTTCAAATTCCTCGCTTAGacattcataataatattaaaatgttgtcTTTAATTTCATGGGCAGTTTTTGGGATTGTTCCTGCGTTTCATTGGTACCTCAAAATGGGTGGATTTGAAAATAAGATGGTTGAGCTTTTTATTCCTCGGATAATTGGAATTTACATTATTTCTGGTTTAgcttttgttatttatatGGCACGTATTCCAGAACGATGGTTTGCAGGGAAAATGGACTTTTTAGGACATTCGCATAATTTGTGGCATATTTTAGTgctaattacttttaattattggCATAACACAG gagtTATGTATGCTGTTTTTATGTTGGATCGCGGATGCATTGATGATAGAGACAAgtgttatttattaacttaa
- the LOC134829555 gene encoding uricase: MFKQKEKAHDPTDTNYVGNSSISQEYIISDHNYGKNNVKILEVVRNGPIHSIKELTVCTKLSLNSQKDYTHGDNSDIIATDSQKNTVYVLAKEHGIKTAEEFGLLLAKHFLTTYGHVKRAKIWIEESPWERLGYGSGPYAQLHNHAFVYTPTCTKNCEITLSRDAEPIIKSGITGLRVLKTTKSSFVNFINDEFRSLPDQRDRIFSTVVRAEWQFNVTGGVDFDKISKIIQQIILTCFAGEPIHGVDSPSVQHTIFLANKEVLDNIPQIQWIEMEMPNKHYFNVDFSKLSKAVEKCENEEIFLPATDPAGNIYCRVDRKDTKSKL; this comes from the exons ATGTTTAAGCAAAAGGAAAAGGCTCATGACCCCACCGACACAAATTATGTAGGAAACAGCAGTATTAGCCAGGAATACATCATCAGTGATCACAATTACGGGAAAAATAACGTCAAAATATTGGAAGTAGTCAGAAATGGTCCGATTCACTCCATCAAAGAACTCACAGTTTGCACAAAATTATCCCTCAATAGTCAAAAAGATTACACACAtg gtgaCAACTCAGATATCATCGCTACCGACTCCCAAAAGAACACTGTCTACGTATTGGCAAAGGAGCATGGCATCAAAACGGCCGAAGAATTTGGATTATTGCTCGCAAAGCACTTTTTAACGACTTACGGTCACGTTAAACGAGCAAAAATTTGGATTGAAGAGTCGCCATGGGAGCGTCTCGGTTACGGGTCTGGTCCGTACGCTCAGCTGCATAATCATGCTTTTGTCTATACGCCCACATGCACCAAAAATTGCGAAATTACGTTGAGTCGCGATGCCGAACCCATCATAAAAAGCGGCATCACCGGCTTACGAGTCCTCAAAACGACCAAATCATCCTTTGTTAACTTTATAAACGACGAATTTCGCAGCTTGCCGGATCAGAGAGATCGCATTTTCAGCACTGTGGTGCGTGCCGAATGGCAATTTAATGTGACAGGAGGTGTGGATTTCGATAAAATCTCGaaaattattcagcaaattattttgacgTGCTTTGCGGGAGAACCGATTCATGGTGTTGACTCGCCAAGTGTGCAACATACGATTTTTTTGGCCAATAAGGAGGTGCTTGATAACATTCCTCAA atTCAATGGATCGAAATGGAGATGCCAAATAagcattattttaatgttgacttctcaaaattatcgaaagcAGTTGAGAAATGCGAAAATGAGGAGATTTTCTTGCCAGCAACAGATCCGGCGGGAAACATCTATTGTCGCGTGGATCGAAAAGATACAAAGTCAAAGCTATAA